A single window of Theropithecus gelada isolate Dixy chromosome 9, Tgel_1.0, whole genome shotgun sequence DNA harbors:
- the HACD1 gene encoding very-long-chain (3R)-3-hydroxyacyl-CoA dehydratase 1 translates to MGRLTEAAALGSGARAARWAGSPPTLLLLSPTSPGCAATMASSDEDGTNGGASEAGEDREAPGKRRRLGLLATAWLTFYNIAMTAGWLVLAIAMVRFYMEKGTHRGLYKSVQKTLKFFQTFALLEIVHCLIGIVPTSVLVTGVQVSSRIFMVWLITHSIKPIQNEESVVLFLVAWTEC, encoded by the exons ATGGGGCGCCTGACGGAGGCGGCGGCATTGGGCAGCGGTGCTCGGGCTGCGCGCTGGGCAGGGTCCCCTCCCACGCTCCTGCTACTCTCTCCCACGTCCCCCGGGTGCGCGGCCACCATGGCGTCCAGCGACGAGGACGGCACCAACGGCGGCGCCTCGGAGGCCGGCGAGGACCGGGAGGCCCCCGGCAAGCGGAGGCGCCTGGGGCTCTTGGCCACCGCCTGGCTCACCTTCTACAACATCGCCATGACCGCGGG gtggttGGTTCTAGCTATTGCCATGGTACGTTTTTATATGGAAAAAGGAACACACAGAGGTTTATATAAAAGTGTTCAGAAGACACTTAAATTTTTCCAGACATTTGCTTTGCTTGAG ATAGTTCACTGTTTAATTG gaattgTACCTACTTCTGTGCTTGTGACTGGGGTCCAAGTGAGTTCAAGAATCTTTATGGTGTGGCTCATTACTCACAGTATAAAACCA ATCCAGAATGAGGAGAGTGTGGTGCTTTTTCTGGTCGCGTGGACT